In Sphingobacterium thalpophilum, a genomic segment contains:
- a CDS encoding SusC/RagA family TonB-linked outer membrane protein: MKPIKLPQFRKTAQVTLAIALLNAAHVDSVWANFANETTKLEIADQAIIKGIVKDQDGKPIDGGTIINETSKQSTRTEFNGKFNLKGQVGDQIRVSSLGYKTATITATDGDLVVVLEKDDSKLDEVVVTAIGIKQQKKQIGYATQEVKLDVLKESKTMNIGTALTGQVSGLIVNNPTGIFQAPSFQLRGKSPLIVVDGIPVESDFYDMSSQNIENINVLKGTAASSLYGSRGKNGAILITTKSAKSDRLEFSVGTSNMFSAGFTVFPESQKEFGSGSNGKYEFWDGADGGISDGDMTWGPKLNSGIKVAQWNSPIRDKQTGEVIPWWGDVSGTKYNDKSRYERVPIDWVAHNNLEDFLGTGLITENNATLSYRSEKVSIFGTGKYAYQKGQVPNTKLSTGGLNLNTSYRFTPEVQLDLNLSYNKVKSPNYPRYGYGPKNHMYTILLWMGNDVNGQELKDHLYIPGQEGYRQANYNYAWYNNPYFAANELNQVYDQDILAGQTALTWRISPEFTIKGRAAARQKNLFQDMQSPKSYMNYGDSRNGDYKNWDSKQLNFDADVLATYIKQLSDNFGVTVNAGSSTFKRDYRELYQTTDGLVVPFVYNLGNTQGPVKATNTTTEKIIRSAYASVNLNVFKSTYLNFSGRNDWSSTLSKANQSFFYPSVSLSSVISDYFKLPAQIDFVKLYSSWASVSSDLDPYSIAATYKKDVTYGSTPSVTYPAGIINPDILPQQSISLEIGASMAFFKNRLSADVTYYNVVDKNQIIDLSISQASAFTSRKINGNKYRTKGLEISLTGNIIKNEQFSWTSTVNWSRAIQRLEEIYNNQAKYGNLKKGDRADSYYGTVWEKSADGKVILNPNTGMPTNNPFPQYLGYFQPDWQFGFANQFKFKGFQVNLDFDGSIGGVMNSTTIEKMWWGGKHPSSVLYRQEQYDAGKPVFVPDGVIVTGGELTRDVNGNITSDTRTYTSNTKAVDWQAWSQNYPYQARVTESESKLFANVFDRSFVKLRRLSVGYDVNKVFKLKQLTALNASLFGYNLAMWKKVPYIDPDFGVGNDGNLQDPSTRYIGFSLDFKF; the protein is encoded by the coding sequence ATGAAACCTATTAAACTACCTCAATTTAGGAAAACAGCTCAGGTGACCTTAGCTATTGCATTGCTGAATGCGGCACATGTCGATAGCGTATGGGCAAACTTTGCGAATGAAACTACCAAGCTCGAAATTGCCGATCAAGCTATTATTAAAGGGATTGTTAAGGATCAGGACGGCAAACCTATTGACGGCGGCACGATCATCAATGAAACCAGCAAACAGAGTACGCGTACAGAGTTTAATGGTAAATTCAATCTGAAAGGTCAGGTTGGCGACCAAATCCGTGTTTCTTCTTTAGGATATAAAACAGCTACAATAACTGCTACAGATGGGGATCTTGTGGTGGTTTTGGAAAAGGATGATTCAAAGTTGGATGAGGTTGTTGTCACGGCAATTGGTATCAAGCAACAAAAGAAGCAAATTGGTTACGCTACCCAAGAAGTCAAATTAGACGTACTTAAAGAGTCTAAAACAATGAATATTGGTACAGCGCTAACGGGACAAGTATCTGGTCTTATCGTTAATAATCCAACGGGGATTTTTCAGGCACCATCTTTTCAATTGCGTGGTAAGAGCCCACTTATTGTCGTAGATGGTATTCCTGTAGAATCTGATTTTTACGACATGTCCAGTCAAAACATAGAAAATATCAATGTGCTGAAAGGAACAGCTGCTTCATCTTTATATGGATCGCGCGGTAAAAATGGCGCGATCTTAATTACAACCAAAAGTGCAAAAAGTGATAGGCTGGAGTTTTCGGTTGGAACCAGTAATATGTTTTCTGCTGGATTTACAGTTTTTCCTGAGTCGCAAAAGGAGTTCGGAAGTGGATCCAACGGTAAATATGAGTTTTGGGATGGTGCTGATGGGGGGATTTCAGATGGAGATATGACATGGGGACCCAAATTGAACTCCGGAATAAAGGTGGCACAATGGAACAGTCCGATTCGTGATAAGCAAACTGGTGAAGTGATTCCTTGGTGGGGCGATGTGAGTGGAACCAAGTATAATGATAAGTCACGTTACGAAAGAGTGCCGATTGATTGGGTCGCACATAACAATTTAGAGGATTTCCTTGGAACTGGACTGATTACCGAGAATAATGCGACATTATCGTATCGTTCGGAAAAGGTAAGCATATTTGGAACAGGAAAATATGCCTATCAAAAAGGTCAGGTGCCCAATACAAAGCTTTCTACAGGTGGATTAAATTTGAATACCTCTTACCGTTTTACTCCTGAGGTACAATTAGATCTTAACTTATCCTATAACAAAGTGAAATCTCCAAATTATCCAAGGTATGGATATGGACCTAAAAATCATATGTATACGATTCTGTTGTGGATGGGAAATGATGTAAATGGACAGGAATTAAAGGATCACCTCTATATTCCGGGACAGGAAGGCTATCGTCAAGCAAACTATAACTATGCTTGGTACAACAACCCTTATTTTGCAGCTAATGAGTTGAACCAAGTATACGATCAGGATATTTTGGCCGGGCAGACTGCTTTAACTTGGCGTATTTCACCTGAATTTACCATCAAAGGTCGTGCTGCAGCAAGACAAAAAAATCTATTCCAGGACATGCAGAGTCCTAAGTCTTATATGAATTATGGCGATTCACGGAATGGGGATTATAAAAACTGGGATAGCAAGCAGCTCAATTTTGATGCGGACGTCTTAGCAACCTATATTAAGCAGTTGTCTGATAATTTTGGTGTAACCGTTAATGCGGGATCTTCCACTTTCAAAAGAGATTATCGTGAACTTTATCAAACTACAGATGGTTTAGTTGTACCATTTGTCTACAACTTAGGCAATACCCAAGGCCCAGTTAAGGCAACAAATACAACAACTGAGAAAATAATCCGAAGTGCTTATGCGTCGGTAAATTTAAATGTGTTTAAGTCGACCTATCTGAATTTTTCAGGAAGAAATGACTGGTCTTCCACATTATCAAAGGCAAATCAGTCATTCTTTTATCCATCGGTTTCACTAAGTAGTGTTATCTCCGATTATTTTAAACTGCCAGCGCAAATTGACTTTGTTAAATTGTACAGTTCCTGGGCATCGGTATCTTCTGATCTGGATCCTTATAGCATTGCCGCGACTTATAAAAAAGATGTTACCTATGGTTCGACGCCATCAGTAACCTATCCTGCAGGTATTATTAATCCTGATATCCTTCCGCAGCAGTCCATTTCCTTAGAAATTGGTGCATCTATGGCTTTCTTTAAAAATAGGCTTTCAGCTGATGTAACGTACTATAATGTTGTTGATAAAAATCAGATTATCGATTTGAGTATTTCTCAAGCATCCGCTTTTACTTCGCGTAAAATAAATGGAAATAAATACCGTACAAAAGGATTAGAGATTTCTTTGACAGGGAATATAATTAAAAATGAACAATTTTCGTGGACGTCTACTGTAAACTGGTCCCGTGCAATTCAGCGTTTGGAAGAAATTTATAATAACCAAGCGAAATACGGTAATCTTAAAAAAGGCGATCGTGCAGACAGCTATTATGGTACTGTTTGGGAAAAATCGGCTGATGGTAAGGTTATCTTGAATCCGAATACGGGCATGCCGACCAATAATCCATTTCCACAGTATTTAGGATACTTTCAACCGGACTGGCAATTTGGTTTTGCAAACCAGTTTAAATTTAAGGGATTTCAGGTAAATCTTGATTTCGACGGATCTATTGGCGGCGTGATGAATTCGACAACCATAGAAAAAATGTGGTGGGGTGGAAAGCATCCTTCTTCGGTCTTATATCGTCAGGAACAATATGATGCTGGAAAACCAGTTTTTGTGCCAGATGGGGTGATCGTAACAGGAGGTGAGCTTACCCGCGACGTGAACGGTAATATTACTTCAGATACCCGAACGTATACAAGTAATACAAAAGCTGTTGATTGGCAGGCTTGGAGCCAAAATTATCCTTACCAGGCCAGAGTTACAGAGTCTGAAAGTAAACTGTTTGCCAATGTATTTGATCGATCATTTGTAAAACTACGTAGACTGTCGGTAGGTTATGATGTCAATAAGGTGTTTAAATTAAAACAGCTTACGGCCTTAAATGCATCACTATTTGGCTATAATTTGGCTATGTGGAAGAAAGTACCTTATATCGATCCTGATTTTGGTGTTGGAAACGATGGAAACTTACAAGATCCTTCCACACGATATATCGGTTTTTCTCTAGATTTTAAGTTTTAA
- a CDS encoding SusD/RagB family nutrient-binding outer membrane lipoprotein: MKLFNKHIFLGLFSLSIMTSCQKLTEVNVNPNEATTTHPQALLTKVEWDAFRTWHGTSPLYALKMIVQTDGENANQIYNWQRGSFEQYGNLRNITKMTEEAERIGAESYLALAKFFRAYYFYNLTLTFGDVPYSEAAKGENSAIFAPKYDTQKDVLVGVLKELEEASIILKKNNNTINGDIIYGGNSSNWNKLVNSFRLKVLLTLSKKTTDLPFSAATEFSKIFTNESRITDVSGAEDGQLIFLNQEGNRYPEFNSSGYGSGMYMDSTFIQRLQDLKDPRLFAVATQTRLGKEAGKAINDFTAYEGGDPIVPYAQVNAKAVLGKLSKVHERFYQDPTAEPLVLLGCSEMQFILAEAILKGWITGDLNATYTKGVQASFKFYEKYAKNLGIYTNEAQAAKYLEQNSVSLDGASSNEQKLERILMQKYLRSFHQGGYSAYFDHLRTGYPSFRKSANVKTAYRWMYPQDEYNNNTANVSDAIKLQFGGNDNINLQTWWLK; this comes from the coding sequence ATGAAGTTATTTAATAAACATATATTTCTTGGATTATTTTCTCTTTCAATCATGACTTCTTGTCAGAAATTGACTGAAGTAAATGTTAATCCAAATGAAGCGACAACAACCCACCCGCAAGCTTTATTGACGAAGGTAGAATGGGATGCTTTTCGGACCTGGCACGGTACCTCACCACTATATGCCTTGAAAATGATTGTGCAAACGGATGGTGAAAATGCGAATCAAATTTATAATTGGCAACGAGGAAGCTTTGAGCAATATGGTAATCTTCGCAATATTACCAAGATGACCGAAGAAGCTGAACGTATTGGCGCTGAAAGTTATTTGGCATTAGCAAAATTTTTCCGTGCGTATTATTTTTATAATCTTACCTTAACGTTTGGTGATGTCCCTTATTCAGAAGCAGCAAAGGGTGAAAATTCGGCAATTTTTGCGCCGAAATACGATACACAGAAAGACGTTTTGGTGGGTGTATTGAAGGAGCTCGAGGAAGCAAGTATTATTCTGAAGAAGAACAATAACACCATAAATGGGGATATTATTTATGGTGGAAATAGTAGCAATTGGAACAAGTTAGTCAATTCATTTCGCCTAAAAGTGCTATTGACACTCTCGAAGAAAACGACTGATCTTCCATTTAGTGCAGCAACAGAATTTTCAAAAATATTTACCAATGAGTCCAGAATCACTGATGTTAGTGGTGCTGAAGATGGGCAACTCATCTTTTTGAATCAAGAGGGTAATCGCTATCCTGAATTTAACTCAAGTGGTTATGGATCGGGAATGTATATGGATTCCACTTTTATCCAACGATTGCAGGACCTGAAAGATCCGCGGTTATTTGCCGTCGCTACACAAACAAGACTGGGTAAAGAAGCGGGTAAAGCGATTAATGACTTTACGGCTTATGAAGGCGGTGATCCGATTGTTCCTTATGCACAGGTGAATGCAAAAGCTGTATTAGGTAAATTATCGAAAGTCCACGAACGATTTTATCAAGATCCCACAGCTGAGCCATTGGTCTTATTGGGCTGTTCGGAGATGCAGTTTATTTTGGCTGAAGCCATTTTGAAAGGTTGGATAACGGGCGATCTCAATGCAACGTATACCAAAGGGGTACAGGCATCGTTCAAATTTTATGAAAAGTATGCGAAAAATTTAGGAATTTATACAAATGAAGCACAAGCGGCCAAATATCTTGAACAAAATTCGGTAAGTCTTGACGGAGCTAGTTCCAATGAGCAAAAGCTCGAACGTATCTTGATGCAGAAATACCTGCGCTCATTTCATCAGGGGGGATACTCGGCTTATTTTGATCATTTGCGCACGGGATATCCGAGTTTCCGTAAATCGGCGAATGTGAAAACAGCCTATCGCTGGATGTATCCTCAAGATGAGTACAATAATAATACGGCGAATGTATCTGATGCGATCAAATTACAATTTGGCGGAAATGACAATATTAATTTACAGACTTGGTGGTTAAAATAA
- a CDS encoding phosphocholine-specific phospholipase C: MDSRRVFLKKAAMLAGSTVAINWLPESIQKALAIEAPKGSTFLDAEHVVFLMQENRSFDHCFGTLKGVRGFNDSRAMKLPNGLPVWIQGNKEGAYFAPFHLDIVNSKSTWMGSLPHGWRDMVAARHDGKMDNWLEAKSSGNSEYKAMPLTMGYYNRADIPFYYAFADAFTICDQHFCSSLTGTSANRSYFWTGTVREEPRNPESVAHVDNGQINYKDVKWKTYPERLQKAGVSWKVYQNELSLPVGFKGEEEDWLANFTDNNLEFHQQYGVRYHLAHYQWMKERVKELHKFLETNPKEELLHKAKAELEDLKRDVIHYTPENFEKLSQFEKDIHHNAFVTNLADPNFHKLDKLSYKEGGKRQEVEVPAGDVFYQFRKDVEDRQLPTVSWLVAPCRFSDHPGSPWYGAWYVSEVLDILTKDPEVWKKTIFILTYDENDGYFDHIAPFVPPLSTNKDQGAVSEIDTSDEYVTLEQERKRKNSNNVSFESPIGLGYRVPMVIASPWSKGGWVNSEVFDHTSCLQFLEHFLEKKTGKVIREENISQWRRMVCGDLTTSFRPVDNISKTRLNPVDRDGYVERIFSARNKKLPTDFVKIDSQKLEEIKSTGQYHAAMQMQEQGWKDACALPYELQLKVQHTPTMLSISSTLERRLNTAKAGAGLPYHVISYVAYDGRAAGKVWNFTVREGDQLAYEWELDKIVGEYISFALHGPNGFYRAIEGAKSHIPAIDVYTKVVAGKPILCVQSESLNWDLFLKDCSYDLFHAKAMRKDDPALVEIDCSKSEGWYDIEITCSEDHAVKFRYAGHIETGKSSKTDPLMGKVEL; the protein is encoded by the coding sequence ATGGATTCAAGGAGGGTATTTTTAAAAAAAGCAGCCATGCTGGCAGGGAGTACAGTCGCCATAAACTGGCTGCCTGAATCAATACAAAAAGCCTTGGCGATTGAAGCTCCAAAAGGATCAACTTTTTTGGATGCCGAACATGTTGTCTTTTTGATGCAGGAAAACAGATCGTTTGACCACTGTTTTGGAACTTTGAAGGGTGTACGTGGCTTTAACGATTCCCGCGCGATGAAATTGCCGAATGGCCTACCTGTATGGATACAAGGAAATAAGGAAGGTGCATATTTTGCACCTTTCCATTTAGATATCGTCAATAGTAAATCGACTTGGATGGGGTCGCTTCCGCATGGTTGGCGTGATATGGTTGCTGCTCGTCATGACGGGAAAATGGATAATTGGTTGGAAGCAAAGAGCTCTGGCAATTCAGAATATAAGGCTATGCCTTTAACAATGGGTTATTATAACCGTGCGGATATTCCTTTTTATTATGCTTTTGCAGATGCATTTACAATTTGTGACCAGCATTTTTGTTCTTCACTGACGGGAACGAGCGCTAATCGATCGTATTTTTGGACTGGTACAGTGCGCGAAGAACCCCGTAATCCCGAATCTGTTGCGCATGTAGACAATGGTCAGATCAACTACAAGGATGTCAAATGGAAAACCTATCCTGAACGACTGCAAAAAGCAGGGGTCTCGTGGAAAGTTTATCAAAATGAACTAAGTTTACCAGTAGGCTTTAAAGGAGAAGAGGAAGATTGGTTGGCCAATTTTACAGATAACAACCTGGAGTTTCACCAACAATATGGTGTAAGATATCATTTGGCACATTATCAGTGGATGAAAGAACGGGTAAAAGAGCTGCATAAATTTTTGGAAACAAATCCAAAAGAAGAATTGCTGCACAAAGCCAAAGCGGAATTGGAGGATTTGAAAAGGGATGTCATTCATTATACGCCCGAGAATTTTGAAAAGCTATCCCAGTTCGAAAAAGATATCCATCACAATGCATTTGTGACTAATCTAGCTGATCCCAACTTTCACAAACTTGATAAATTAAGTTATAAAGAAGGTGGAAAGCGGCAGGAAGTTGAGGTGCCAGCCGGAGATGTTTTTTATCAGTTTAGAAAAGATGTTGAAGATCGCCAATTACCTACAGTGTCGTGGTTAGTGGCACCTTGTCGTTTTTCGGATCATCCGGGCTCACCTTGGTATGGGGCATGGTACGTATCCGAAGTCCTCGATATATTGACCAAAGACCCTGAGGTTTGGAAAAAGACAATTTTCATCTTAACTTATGACGAAAATGATGGATATTTTGACCATATCGCTCCTTTTGTTCCGCCATTGAGCACGAACAAAGATCAGGGTGCCGTGTCAGAAATCGACACTTCGGATGAATATGTTACGCTAGAACAGGAGCGAAAAAGGAAAAATAGTAATAATGTAAGTTTTGAAAGTCCTATTGGTTTGGGCTATCGCGTACCAATGGTGATAGCTTCACCCTGGTCTAAGGGTGGTTGGGTCAATTCCGAAGTTTTTGACCACACCTCCTGTCTTCAATTTTTAGAACATTTTTTGGAGAAGAAAACGGGTAAGGTGATACGGGAAGAAAACATCAGTCAATGGCGAAGAATGGTCTGTGGCGACTTAACAACGTCTTTTCGTCCTGTAGATAACATTTCCAAAACAAGGCTTAATCCGGTAGACAGAGACGGGTATGTTGAACGTATATTCTCCGCCAGGAATAAAAAGCTCCCAACAGATTTTGTGAAAATCGACAGCCAAAAACTGGAGGAAATCAAATCGACAGGTCAGTATCATGCAGCTATGCAGATGCAAGAGCAGGGATGGAAGGATGCTTGTGCTTTACCTTATGAATTGCAGCTAAAAGTACAGCATACACCAACGATGCTTTCCATCAGCTCAACCTTGGAAAGAAGGCTCAATACAGCTAAAGCGGGAGCGGGTCTGCCTTATCATGTTATTTCCTATGTGGCGTATGATGGCCGTGCGGCGGGTAAAGTTTGGAATTTTACGGTACGGGAAGGGGATCAATTAGCGTATGAATGGGAACTCGATAAAATTGTAGGAGAGTACATATCATTTGCATTGCATGGCCCTAATGGTTTCTATCGTGCGATTGAAGGCGCAAAGTCGCATATTCCAGCTATTGATGTGTATACGAAAGTAGTTGCTGGAAAGCCTATTCTTTGTGTACAATCAGAGTCGCTAAATTGGGATTTATTTCTTAAAGACTGTTCCTATGATCTTTTCCATGCGAAAGCAATGCGCAAGGATGATCCTGCTTTGGTTGAAATCGATTGCAGCAAGAGTGAAGGTTGGTATGATATCGAAATAACGTGTTCAGAAGATCATGCGGTCAAATTCCGCTATGCTGGACATATAGAGACTGGTAAATCAAGTAAGACAGACCCGTTAATGGGTAAAGTAGAATTATAG
- a CDS encoding response regulator transcription factor has translation MVWIVVHYRELHIMTNMEEQKIILVEDEQDVADLIVQGLGEDGYRVIHLGRSEGLEQLLAKQDVSLVLLDILLPGTNGLDICKQIRQWGYTDLPVMMLTALGTPENVVLGLDNGADDYLSKPFKLIELKARIRSLIRRQQSIVQATQRELQPSKDTFSYGFLSIDDYKKIAYCEGQELNLTSTEYRLLLLFIQSPKKVFERTELLDKIWGINFDIGSNVVDVYVNYLRKKIEKITSKKAIHTVIGMGYVLKIED, from the coding sequence ATGGTTTGGATCGTAGTTCATTACAGAGAGCTACACATCATGACGAATATGGAGGAGCAAAAAATTATTTTGGTTGAAGATGAACAGGATGTTGCTGATTTGATCGTACAAGGCTTAGGCGAGGATGGCTATAGGGTCATTCATCTGGGGCGTTCGGAAGGTCTGGAACAGCTTTTGGCGAAGCAAGATGTCTCTCTTGTGCTATTGGACATTCTTTTGCCGGGAACCAATGGCCTGGATATTTGTAAGCAGATCAGACAGTGGGGGTATACCGATTTACCTGTTATGATGCTGACTGCACTTGGTACTCCAGAAAATGTGGTGCTCGGACTCGATAATGGTGCCGATGACTATCTTTCCAAGCCCTTTAAGCTCATTGAATTGAAGGCTCGGATACGTTCATTGATCCGCAGGCAACAGTCTATCGTACAGGCAACACAACGTGAGTTACAGCCCTCGAAAGACACATTTAGTTATGGTTTTCTGAGTATCGATGATTATAAAAAAATAGCCTACTGTGAGGGGCAGGAACTCAATCTGACAAGTACAGAGTATCGTTTACTCTTGTTGTTTATTCAGAGCCCTAAAAAGGTATTTGAGAGAACGGAGCTTTTGGACAAAATATGGGGGATAAATTTCGATATTGGATCAAATGTCGTCGATGTTTATGTGAATTATTTGAGAAAAAAGATTGAAAAAATAACGAGCAAAAAAGCGATCCATACGGTTATTGGTATGGGATATGTTCTAAAAATAGAAGACTGA